A genomic region of Thunnus albacares chromosome 4, fThuAlb1.1, whole genome shotgun sequence contains the following coding sequences:
- the chchd4b gene encoding coiled-coil-helix-coiled-coil-helix domain containing 4b, which produces MTSVREEGKDRIIFATKEDHATPSNAELIEEDPNDPYEERGLILPNGEINWNCPCLGGMASGPCGTEFKDAFSCFHYSKEEVKGSECLEQFRAMQECMQRYPDLYPQEDDKVPEEKSSETEQTSAPVQDSDTPQPNTESSVESS; this is translated from the exons ATGACTTCTGTCAGAGAGGAAG GTAAAGACCGAATAATCTTTGCCACCAAAGAGGATCATGCAACACCCAGCAATGCTGAGCTTATAGAGGAGGATCCCAATGACCCCTATGAGGAGCGAG GTCTGATTCTTCCCAATGGGGAGATCAACTGGAACTGCCCCTGCCTCGGCGGGATGGCCAGTGGTCCTTGTGGGACTGAATTTAAGGACGCCTTCTCCTGTTTCCACTACAGtaaggaggaggtgaagggcTCTGAATGCCTGGAGCAGTTCAGGGCCATGCAGGAGTGTATGCAGCGCTACCCGGACCTCTACCCGCAAGAAGATGACAAGGTGCCCGAAGAAAAGTCATCTGAAACAGAGCAGACCTCTGCTCCTGTGCAAGACTCTGATACCCCACAACCCAACACAGAGAGCTCAGTGGAAAGCTCATGA